Genomic window (Pseudomonas sp. L5B5):
CCGAGGTGCTGTACCGGGCCATCAAGCGCCTCTACAACCTGGGCATCTATCCGGCCTGGTGGAAGATCGAGGCCCAGAGCGCCGAGCAGTGGCAACGCCTGGACCAGTTGATCCAGGAGCGTGATCCCTATTGCCGCGGGGTGGTCCTGCTGGGCCTCAACGCCTCGCCCCAGGCCCTGGCCGAAGGCTTTCGCCAGGCCGCCGGCAGCAGCACTTGCCGAGGGTTCGCCGTGGGTCGCACGATCTTCCAGGAGCCCAGCCGTGCCTGGCTGGCAGGGGAGATCGATGACCAGCGGCTGATCGAGCAAGTCCAGGGTACGTTCGTCCAGTTGATCCAGGCTTGGCGCAGCGCCCGCCCGTAAACGCCCCTGGTCCTGGCGGCGAAACGGTTTTTTAGAGTGCGATCCGAACAACAATAATAGGTGCAGCCATGCCCGCGATCCGAATTGGCATCAACCCGATTTCCTGGAGCAACGACGACCTGCCGGCCCTGGGGGGCGAGACGCCCCTGGACACGGCCCTGGCCGAAGGCCAGGCCATCGGTTACGAAGGGTTCGAGCTCAATGGCAAGTTTCCCAAGGATGCCCAGGGCGTCGCCGATGTCCTGCGACCCTATGGGCTGGCGCTGGTGTCCGGTTGGTACAGCGGCCATCTGGCGCGGCGCTCGGTGGCCGAGGAGATCGAGGCCATCGGCTCCCACGTGCAGCTGCTGGCGCAAAATGGCGCCACGGTACTGGTCTACGGCGAGGTCGCCGACTCGATCCAGGGCCAACCCGTCGCGTTGGTGGAGCGCCCGCGTTTCCAGGCCGAGCAGGCCTGGCAGGAATACGCCGACAAGCTCACCGAACTGGCCCGCTTCACTTTGTCCCAAGGGGTACGCCTGGCCTATCACCACCATATGGGGGCCTATGTCGAGTCGCCCCAGGACATCGACCAGTTGATGCGCCGCAGCGGCCCGGAAGTGGGCCTGCTGTTCGACGCCGGGCATTGCTACATGGGCGGTGGCGAGCCGCTGGAGGTGCTGCGCCGGCATGTCGGACGGGTCTGCCACGTGCACTTCAAGGACGTGCGCAAGCCGGTGGTGCAACTGGCGCGCAACCAGCTGTGGAGTTTTCCCGACTGCATCGTCAACGGCACTTTCACGGTGCCCGGCGACGGCGATATCGATTTTGCCGCGTTGCTGCAGGTGCTGCTGGACGCCGGCTACCAGGGCTGGCTGGTGGTGGAGGCCGAGCAGGACCCGGCGGTAGCCCCCAGCGAGGTCTATGCCAGGAAGGGCTACGACACCTTGCGCGCCTTGCTGGCCAGCGCCGGGCACGGGAGGGCCGCCCCATGAGCCTGCTGGTCAAGGGGGCGGGCACGGGCCGGGACCTGGTCCGGCTCGCGGACGGCCGCTTGCAGTACGTGGGGTTCGCGGCCTACCGCCTGGAGCAGGGGGAGAGCCTGCCGGTCGAGGCGGGTGAGCGCGAATTGTGCCTGGTGCTGCTGGCCGGGCATGCTCGGGTCGAGGGGCAGGCGCCGGGGCATGGCGGGTTCCTGTGGGAGGCCATTGGCGAGCGGCAATCGGTGTTCGAGGATCAGGCTCCCTTCGCCGTGTACCTGCCGCCGGGCAGCCAGGCCTGGATCACTGCCCTGGATCAGGTGCAACTGGCCGTTTGCGCCGCCCCCGGTTGCCCGGCGACGGGGCTGGCGCCGCGGCTGATCCGGCCAGGGCAGTGCCAGCGCAGCGTGCGTGGCAAGGGCGCCAATACCCGTTATGTCTGCGACATCCTGCCGGCCAGCGAGCCGGCGCATTCGCTGCTGGTGGTGGAGGTGCGCACGCCCTCGGGGCATTCCTCCAGTTATCCGCCGCACAAGCACGACACCGACGACCTGCCGCACCAGAGTTTCCTCGAGGAAACCTACTACCACCAGGTCGACCCGCCCCAGGGCTTCGTGTTCCAGCGGGTGTACACCGATGATCGGCGCATCGACCAGGCCATGGCCGTGGAGAACCATGACCTGGTGGTCGTGCCCGAGGGTTACCACCCGGTCACCGTGCCTTATGGCTATGAGTCCTACTACCTGAATGTCATGGCCGGGCCGAAACGGGTCTGGCAGTTCCATAACGATCCACGTCACAGCTGGCTGCTGGATCGGTGAGCCCTTTGCCGCTTGCGTCCATGGCCTGCTCGAGTTCGCCAGGCCTCCCTCTCTTTGCAAGGAGCTGAAATGAACACGCTACGTTTGACCATGGCCCAGGCCCTGGTGAAGTTCCTGGACAACCAGTTCGTCGAGGTGGATGGAGTCCAGAGCCGCTTCGTCGCCGGGGTCTTCACGATCTTCGGCCACGGCAACGTGCTGGGCCTTGGCCAGGCCCTGCAGCAGGACCCGGGCGGCCTGCAGGTGCATCAGGGGCGCAATGAACAAGGCATGGCCCACGCCGCCATCGGCTTCGCCAAGCAGCGCCTGCGCCGGCAGATCTATGCCTGTACCGCCTCGGTGGGCCCGGGCGCGGCGAACATGCTGACCGCCGCGGCCACCGCCACGGCCAATCGCATTCCCTTGCTGCTGTTGCCCGGCGACGTGTTCGCCAGTCGCCAGCCGGACCCGGTGTTGCAGCAGATCGAGCAGTTCCATGACCTGGGCATCAGCACCAACGATGCGTTCAAGGCCGTGAGCAAGTACTGGGACCGGATCAACCGCCCGGAGCAACTGATGAGCGCCGCGCTGCAGGCCATGCGCGTGCTGACCGATCCGGCGGAAACCGGTGCGGTGACGCTGGCACTGCCCCAGGACGTGCAGGCCGAAGCCTACGACTACCCTGCGGCGTTCTTCGCCCGCAGGGTCCACCGCATCGACCGCCGGCCGGCCACCGAGGCCATGCTGGCGGATGCCGTGGCGCTGCTACTGGGCAAGCGCCGGCCACTGATCATCTGTGGCGGCGGGGTCAAGTATTCCGCCGCTGGCGAGGCGCTGCAGGCCTTCGCCGAGCGTTTCGCGATTCCCGTGGCCGAGACCCAGGCAGGCAAGAGCGCCTTGCTCTCCAGCCATCCGCTGAATGTCGGCGGCATCGGCGAGACCGGTTGCCTGGCCGCCAACCTGCTGGCGCGGGAGGCGGACCTGATCATTGGGGTGGGGACGCGCTACAGCGATTTCACCACCTCGTCGAAATGGCTGTTCCAGCATCCGCAGGTGCAGTTTCTCAATCTCAACGTCAATCCCGGCGATGCCCTGAAACTCGATGGCGTGCAGCTGCTGGCCGATGCCCGGAGCGGCTTGGCGGGGCTGTCCCGGGCCCTGGCCGACAGTGACTACCGTGCCGGATGGGGCGAGCAGGTGGCGGCAGCCAGGACCCAGTTGGCGGCGGAGGTGCAGCGCTTGCATGGGGTGCAGTATTCGGGCGACGCCTTCGTGCCCGAGGTCGACGACCGCCTGGACCGGGCGGTGCTGCGCGAGTTCATCGAGCTGACCGGCTCCTGCCTGACCCAGAGCCAGGTGCTCGGCGTGCTCAACCAGGTGCTGGACGAAGACGCGGTGATCGTCGCCGCCGCCGGCAGCCTGCCCGGTGATTTGCAACGCAGCTGGCTCAGCAGGGGCCTCAACACCTATCACGTGGAATACGGCTATTCGTGCATGGGCTACGAGGTCGGCGCCGCCCTGGGGGTCAAGCTCGCCGAGCCCGATCGCGAGGTGTACGCGCTGCTGGGGGACGGCTCCTACCTGATGCTGCATTCGGAGCTGCTCACCTCGATCCAGGAGCGGCGCAAGATCAACCTGGTGCTGCTGGACAACATGGCCTTCGGTTGCATCAACAACCTGCAGCTGGGCCAGGGCCAGGACAGTTTCGCCACCGAGTTCCGCTACCGCGACCCCGCCAGTGGCCGGCTCGATGGCGGCCTGATTCCGGTGGACTACGCCATGAGCGCCGCGGCCTATGGCTGCAAGACCTACCGGGTGGCCAGCCTCGAGCAGTTGCATGCCGCCCTGGCGGATGCCCGTAGCCAGACGGTATCGACCCTGATCGACATCAAGGTGCTGCCCAAGACCATGCTCCATGGCTACCAGTCCTGGTGGCATGTGGGGGTGGCCGAGGTGTCCACCAGCGAACGGATCGCGGCCGCGTCCCGGGCCATTGCCGCAGAGCTGGCCCGGGCCCGTGCGTATTGAACTGTGTGCAGCGAACAACCCAAGGAGTATTTCCATGTCTTTGCAGCTAGGCGTTATCGGTACCGGGGCCATCGGCCAGGATCACATCCGGCGTTGCAGCCAGACCTTGCAGGGCAGCCGGGTCGTGGCGGTGACCGACATCGATCTGGACCAGGCGGCGCGGGTGGTCAGCGACCTGCAACTGCAGGCCGAGGTCTACCCGGACGGCCAGGCCCTGATCCGCTCTCCCGAGGTGCAGGCCGTGCTGGTCACGTCCTGGGGCCCCAGCCACGAGGCGTTCGTGCTGGCGGCCATTGCCGCCGGCAAGCCGGTGTTCTGCGAAAAGCCCCTGGCCGTGACCGCCGAGGGTTGCCGGCGCATCGTCGAGGCCGAGCTGGCCTTCGGCAAGCGCCTGGTCCAGGTGGGGTTCATGCGTCCCTACGATGCCGGTTACCAGGCACTCAAGGCGGTGCTCGACAGCGGCCGCATCGGCGAGCCGCTGATGTTGCACTGTGCCCACCGCAACCCGCGGGTGGGGACGAACTACAAGACCGACATGGCCATCACCGACACCCTGATCCACGAGCTGGACGTGCTGCGCTGGTTGCTGGACGACGACTACGTCTCGGTGCAGGTGCTGTTCCCGCGCACCTCGAGCAAGGCCCATGCCCAACTGCGCGACCCGCAGATCGTGCTGCTGGAAACTGCCCGGGGCACGCGGATCGATGTGGAAATCTTCGTCAATTGCCAGTACGGCTACGACATCCAGTGCGAAGTGGTGGGCGAGAGCGGCATCGCGCGCCTGCCCGAACCGCCCCAGGTGCAGCTGCGCAGCGCGGCCAGTTTGTCCAGCGCCATCCTCATGGACTGGAAAGAGCGTTTCATCGACGCCTATGACGTCGAGTTGCAGGCTTTCATCGATGCAGTGGCCGCCGGGCAGGTGGGCGGCCCTTCGGCCTGGGATGGGCTGGCGGCAGCGGTGGCCGCCGATGCCTGTATCCAGGCCCAGCAGAGCGGGGCCATCGTACCGGTGACACTGGCGCCGCGCCCGGCATTCTATGGTTGACCATCCTGGGGCAGGGGCCCGGGATGCGGCCCTGCAACGGTTGCGCAGTAAAATTCTAAAATAAGTTGATATGGAAAATATTTTCCAATAAAGTCGTTTCCAGGTTGCCGACTACCGAGGCTGCCGGGTTCCAGGTTCTGCCTGAAACGCCGGACAGCCAACCAACAAGAACAAGACAGGTGCCGTCGATGAAGAACTCCCGCTCTGCCACGCCACTGCCGTCCCCGGCAGGTGCCACTTCCAATCGCGAGTTGCCTCGCATTCCCTGGTCCTCCCGCTTGTTGTCGCTGCTGGGCTGCCTGTGTGTCGAACACCAAGGCTCGCTGCTGGGTTGCATGCCCGGTGCCCCGGTCCTGTATTCGCCTGCTTGAGGCACGGCTGCGGCCGAGTCGCAAACCGACAACAACGTGGAGAATCGTTGATGAACATCCAGACCCGAATGGTTTCCCTGGCCCTGGCCCTGGCCCTGGCCCTGATGCTGTCCAGCGGCGCAGCGCTGGCCCAGGTGCGGATTGGCGTGAGCATGTCGCAGTTCGATGACACCTGGCTGACCTACCTGCGCGAGTCGATGGACCAGAAGGCCAAGTCCATGCCCGAGGGCGTGCAATTGCAGTTCGAGGACGCCCGCAGCGACGTGGTCAGGCAGTTGAGCCAGGTCGAGAGTTTCGTCAGTCAGAAGGTCGACGCCATTGTGGTCAATCCGGTGGATACCGCCGCCACCCGCAAGATCACCGAGGCGGCGGTCAACGCCGGGATTCCACTGGTCTATGTCAACCGTCGGCCCGATGACCTGAACCTGCCCAAGGGCGTGGTCACCGTGGCGTCCGACGACCTGGAGGCCGGGCGGCTGCAGATGCAGTACCTGGCGGACAAGATGGGCGGCAAGGGCAGCGTGGTGATCCTGCTGGGGGACCTGGCCAACAACTCCACGGCCAACCGCACCAAGGGAATCAAGGAGGTGCTGGCCAAGTACCCGGGGATTCGCATCGACCAGGAGCAGACCGGTGTCTGGCTGCGTGACCGGGGCATGACCCTGGTCAATGACTGGCTGACCCAGGGGCGCGAGTTCAACGCGGTGCTGGCCAATAACGACGAGATGGCCATCGGCGCCGCCATGGCCCTGAACCAGGCAGGCGTCGACAAGGGCAAGGTGCTGATCGGCGGGGTCGATGGCACGCCTGACGGACTGCGTGCAGTGCAGCGTGGCGAACTGGCGGTATCGGTGTTCCAGGACGCCAGGGGCCAGGCCGACGGGTCGGTGGAGACGGCTGTGAAAATGATCAGCAAGCAGCCGGTGGAGGCCGCAGTATGGATCCCGTACCGGTTGATCACCCCGGAAAACGTCGCCCAGTTCAAGTAGCCGTCGTCTCATTCACCCATCGAGTCCACCGGGTGTCCCACGGCATCTGGTGACCGGAGTAGCCGAGCATGAATGCCTGTGCGTCCGTTTCGAATCAATCGCCATTGCCGCTGGCAGCCACGTCTGTCGACGAGCCCTATCTGCTGGAAGTGATCAACGTCAGCAAGGGGTTTCCCGGGGTGGTGGCCCTGTCCGAGGTCCAGTTGCGGGTGCGGCCTGGCACGGTACTGGCGCTGATGGGGGAGAACGGGGCCGGCAAGTCGACCCTGATGAAGATCATCGCCGGGATCTATCAGCCCGACGCCGGCCAGTTACGCCTCAAGGGCCGGCCGGTGAGCTTCGCTTCGCCGCTGGCGGCCCTGGAGGCGGGGATCGCGATGATCCACCAGGAGCTCAACCTGATGCCGCACATGAGCGTGGCCGAGAACATCTGGATCGGCCGCGAGCCGCTCACCCGGCTGGGCCTGGTGGACCACCGAGCCATGCACCGCGCCACTGGCGCGCTGCTGGAGCGCCTGCGCATCGCGCTGGATCCCCATGAGCAAGTGGGCCAGTTGAGCATTGCCGAGCGCCAGATGGTGGAGATCGCCAAGGCGGTGTCCTACGACTCCGATGTGCTGATCATGGACGAGCCGACCTCGGCCATTACCGACAAGGAAGTGGCGCATCTGTTCTCGATCATCGCCGACCTCAAGGCCCAGGGTAAGGGCATCATCTATATCACCCACAAGATGAACGAAGTGTTCGCCATTGCCGATGAGGTGGCGGTGTTTCGCGATGGTGCCTACATCGGCCTGCAACGGGCCCAGAGCCTGGATGGCGACAGCCTGATCTCGATGATGGTCGGGCGCGAGCTGAGCCAGTTGTTCCCCACGCGTGAGCAGCCCATCGGCCCATTGCTGCTGCAGGTCCGCGACCTGTGCCTGGAAGGCGTGTTCGAGGGCGTGTCGTTCGACCTGCATGCCGGCGAGATCCTCGGCATCGCTGGGCTCATGGGTTCGGGACGCACCAATGTGGCCGAGACCCTGTTCGGCATCACCCCGGCCGATGGCGGGCAGATCACCCTCGACGGCCAGGTGTTGCGCATCGGCGAGCCTCACGTGGCTATCAGCCAGGGCCTGGCGCTGCTGACCGAGGATCGCAAGCTCAGCGGTCTGTTTCCCTGCCTGTCAGTACTGGAGAACATGGAAGTGGCGGTGCTCAACCGCTACGCCGGGGCGGGATTCGTCAAGCAGAAGGCCTTGCGTGCCCTGTGCGAGGACATGTGCCGCCAGCTGCGGGTCAAGACGCCGTCGCTGGAGCAGTGCATCGATACCCTGTCTGGCGGCAATCAGCAGAAAGCCCTGTTGGCGCGTTGGCTGATGACTCGGCCGCGGATCCTGATCCTCGACGAGCCGACCCGTGGTATCGACGTGGGGGCCAAGGCCGAGATCTATCGGCTGATCGCCACGCTCGCCGGCGAAGGCATGGCGGTGCTGATGATTTCCTCGGAGTTGCCCGAGGTGCTGGGCATGAGCGACCGGGTGATGGTGATGCATGAAGGTCAGCTGATGGGCACCCTGGACCGCAGCGAGGCGACCCAGGAACGGGTGATGCAACTGGCCTCGGGCCTGGCGCCAGAGCGCGATATTCAACCCGGGCCGGCCGCCTGCTCAGGCGCTGCCCCAGATCGAGGTGGACGCGGATGAACGCAATACTGGAAAACAAGCCGGCCCTGGCACCGGCCAAGCAACGCCGGCGCCTGCCGACCGAACTGAGCATCTTCCTGGTGCTGATCGGCATCGCCCTGGTGTTCGAGCTGTCCGGCTGGATCGTTCGCGACCAGAGCTTCCTGCTCAACTCCCAGCGCCTGGTGCTGATGATCCTCCAGGTGTCGGTCATCGGCCTGCTGGCGATCGGCGTGACCCAGGTGATCATTACCACCGGCATCGACCTGTCCTCGGGCTCGGTGCTGGCGTTGTCGGCGATGATCGCCGCCAGCCTGGCCCAGACCTCCGACTTCAGTCGCGCGGTGTTTCCCGGGCTGACCGACCTGCCGGTATGGATCCCGGTGCTGGCGGGGCTGGGGGTCGGCCTGCTGGCGGGGGCGATCAACGGCAGCGTGATTGCCCTCACCGGGATCCCGCCCTTCATCGCCACCCTGGGGATGATGGTCTCGGCCCGGGGCCTGGCGCGTTACTACACCCAGGGCCAGCCGGTGAGCATGCTGTCGGATTCCTATACCGCCATCGGCCATGGGGCGATGCCGGTGGTGATCTTCCTGGTGGTGGCGGTGATCTTTCATGTCGCGCTGCGTTACACGCGCTACGGCAAGTACACCTATGCCATCGGCGGCAACATGCAGGCGGCGCGTACCTCGGGCATCAACGTCAAGCGCCACCTGGTGATCGTCTACAGCATCGCCGGGCTGCTGGCCGGACTGGCCGGCGTGGTGGCCTCGGCACGGGCCGCCACCGGGCAGGCCGGAATGGGCATGTCCTATGAGCTGGATGCCATCGCCGCCGCAGTGATCGGTGGCACCAGCCTGGCCGGCGGAGTAGGGCGGATCACCGGCACGGTGATCGGCGCGCTGATCCTGGGGGTGATGGCCAGCGGTTTTACCTTTGTCGGTGTCGATGCCTATATCCAGGACATCATCAAGGGATTGATCATCGTGGTGGCGGTGGTGATCGATCAGTACCGCAACAAGCGCAAGCTCAAGCGCTGATTTCGGTGGGACCGAGGTGGGGGAAAGAGCGGGCAATCTGCTGAAAAATGGGCCGAATCCGCTGTTCGGTACTGCCGTTTGTCTTCTAAAAGACCAGCTGGTATGGAATTTTTTGTTATAAAAGCACTCTGATCAGCACCCCCAAAGCCCGCAATTGCGGGCTTTGTGCGGTTTGTCGGACAGATTCGCTGTCATTTCAGTTGCTGAGCCCTCAAACCGGCCGTAGACTGCCGCCCCTCGTAAATTGAGTGCCGGGTGGCGCTTGGAAGGTATGGCACCTTCCCGATGGCCTGAAAGGTCAACCGGAAACAGCTTGAATTCGCCTTAATGCACGTATTTTTTATAGAGAAATCAATGACCAAGGAAAAGTTGCTGGCCATGCCGGCGGATGACTACATGAATGCCGAGCAACACGCTTTTTTCACTGAGCTGTTGCAAGCCATGAAGGTGGAAACCCACGAGCGTATCGAGCAGAACCGGATCGCCATTGAAAGCCTGGACACCCCGGCTGACCCGGCCGATGCCGCTTCCGTCGAAGAAGAGCGCACCTGGTTGGTCAATGCCATCGATCGCGACCAGCGCATGTTGCCGCAGCTGGAGCAGGCCCTGGGCCGGATCGGTGATGACAGCTTCGGCTGGTGCGACGACAGCGGCGAGCCTATCGGCCTCAAGCGCCTGCTGATCAGCCCGACCACCAAGTACTGCATCGAAGCTCAAGAGCGTCACGAGCAGATCGACAAGCACCAGCGCCAGGCCTGAAGGCCGCTGCAAGCCTGCAGCTTCAAGCCGCCAGCGTTTCAAGTGCATCCTTGCCTCCAGGGGCGCAGCCTAGCCAGCGCTGCGCACTGGAGTGCAAACTCTTCGCTGCAACTCCCCTCACTTCGGTATCCGTTCCACGGCCGCCATTTCCCTTGATCTACTGCAACACCCCCTGCGCAAGACCCTGAATAAT
Coding sequences:
- the iolE gene encoding myo-inosose-2 dehydratase, coding for MPAIRIGINPISWSNDDLPALGGETPLDTALAEGQAIGYEGFELNGKFPKDAQGVADVLRPYGLALVSGWYSGHLARRSVAEEIEAIGSHVQLLAQNGATVLVYGEVADSIQGQPVALVERPRFQAEQAWQEYADKLTELARFTLSQGVRLAYHHHMGAYVESPQDIDQLMRRSGPEVGLLFDAGHCYMGGGEPLEVLRRHVGRVCHVHFKDVRKPVVQLARNQLWSFPDCIVNGTFTVPGDGDIDFAALLQVLLDAGYQGWLVVEAEQDPAVAPSEVYARKGYDTLRALLASAGHGRAAP
- the iolB gene encoding 5-deoxy-glucuronate isomerase, with amino-acid sequence MSLLVKGAGTGRDLVRLADGRLQYVGFAAYRLEQGESLPVEAGERELCLVLLAGHARVEGQAPGHGGFLWEAIGERQSVFEDQAPFAVYLPPGSQAWITALDQVQLAVCAAPGCPATGLAPRLIRPGQCQRSVRGKGANTRYVCDILPASEPAHSLLVVEVRTPSGHSSSYPPHKHDTDDLPHQSFLEETYYHQVDPPQGFVFQRVYTDDRRIDQAMAVENHDLVVVPEGYHPVTVPYGYESYYLNVMAGPKRVWQFHNDPRHSWLLDR
- the iolD gene encoding 3D-(3,5/4)-trihydroxycyclohexane-1,2-dione acylhydrolase (decyclizing); translated protein: MNTLRLTMAQALVKFLDNQFVEVDGVQSRFVAGVFTIFGHGNVLGLGQALQQDPGGLQVHQGRNEQGMAHAAIGFAKQRLRRQIYACTASVGPGAANMLTAAATATANRIPLLLLPGDVFASRQPDPVLQQIEQFHDLGISTNDAFKAVSKYWDRINRPEQLMSAALQAMRVLTDPAETGAVTLALPQDVQAEAYDYPAAFFARRVHRIDRRPATEAMLADAVALLLGKRRPLIICGGGVKYSAAGEALQAFAERFAIPVAETQAGKSALLSSHPLNVGGIGETGCLAANLLAREADLIIGVGTRYSDFTTSSKWLFQHPQVQFLNLNVNPGDALKLDGVQLLADARSGLAGLSRALADSDYRAGWGEQVAAARTQLAAEVQRLHGVQYSGDAFVPEVDDRLDRAVLREFIELTGSCLTQSQVLGVLNQVLDEDAVIVAAAGSLPGDLQRSWLSRGLNTYHVEYGYSCMGYEVGAALGVKLAEPDREVYALLGDGSYLMLHSELLTSIQERRKINLVLLDNMAFGCINNLQLGQGQDSFATEFRYRDPASGRLDGGLIPVDYAMSAAAYGCKTYRVASLEQLHAALADARSQTVSTLIDIKVLPKTMLHGYQSWWHVGVAEVSTSERIAAASRAIAAELARARAY
- a CDS encoding Gfo/Idh/MocA family protein — translated: MSLQLGVIGTGAIGQDHIRRCSQTLQGSRVVAVTDIDLDQAARVVSDLQLQAEVYPDGQALIRSPEVQAVLVTSWGPSHEAFVLAAIAAGKPVFCEKPLAVTAEGCRRIVEAELAFGKRLVQVGFMRPYDAGYQALKAVLDSGRIGEPLMLHCAHRNPRVGTNYKTDMAITDTLIHELDVLRWLLDDDYVSVQVLFPRTSSKAHAQLRDPQIVLLETARGTRIDVEIFVNCQYGYDIQCEVVGESGIARLPEPPQVQLRSAASLSSAILMDWKERFIDAYDVELQAFIDAVAAGQVGGPSAWDGLAAAVAADACIQAQQSGAIVPVTLAPRPAFYG
- a CDS encoding sugar ABC transporter substrate-binding protein; its protein translation is MNIQTRMVSLALALALALMLSSGAALAQVRIGVSMSQFDDTWLTYLRESMDQKAKSMPEGVQLQFEDARSDVVRQLSQVESFVSQKVDAIVVNPVDTAATRKITEAAVNAGIPLVYVNRRPDDLNLPKGVVTVASDDLEAGRLQMQYLADKMGGKGSVVILLGDLANNSTANRTKGIKEVLAKYPGIRIDQEQTGVWLRDRGMTLVNDWLTQGREFNAVLANNDEMAIGAAMALNQAGVDKGKVLIGGVDGTPDGLRAVQRGELAVSVFQDARGQADGSVETAVKMISKQPVEAAVWIPYRLITPENVAQFK
- a CDS encoding ABC transporter permease; its protein translation is MNAILENKPALAPAKQRRRLPTELSIFLVLIGIALVFELSGWIVRDQSFLLNSQRLVLMILQVSVIGLLAIGVTQVIITTGIDLSSGSVLALSAMIAASLAQTSDFSRAVFPGLTDLPVWIPVLAGLGVGLLAGAINGSVIALTGIPPFIATLGMMVSARGLARYYTQGQPVSMLSDSYTAIGHGAMPVVIFLVVAVIFHVALRYTRYGKYTYAIGGNMQAARTSGINVKRHLVIVYSIAGLLAGLAGVVASARAATGQAGMGMSYELDAIAAAVIGGTSLAGGVGRITGTVIGALILGVMASGFTFVGVDAYIQDIIKGLIIVVAVVIDQYRNKRKLKR
- a CDS encoding TraR/DksA family transcriptional regulator, yielding MTKEKLLAMPADDYMNAEQHAFFTELLQAMKVETHERIEQNRIAIESLDTPADPADAASVEEERTWLVNAIDRDQRMLPQLEQALGRIGDDSFGWCDDSGEPIGLKRLLISPTTKYCIEAQERHEQIDKHQRQA